A genomic stretch from Malus domestica chromosome 15, GDT2T_hap1 includes:
- the LOC139191935 gene encoding uncharacterized protein, whose protein sequence is MFFDRSTRADEAGAIVVFMSPQWQTLPYSFQLSELRSNNVAEYQALIIGLQMAINMGITALEVFGDSKLIINQLLTEYEVRKDDLVPYFRLETQLLQEFETVTLEHVPRKENQMVDTLTNLASSMTLGKDEAADVLIC, encoded by the coding sequence ATGTTTTTCGACCGATCTACACGAGCAGATGAAGCAGGGGCAatagtagtattcatgtcgccacaatgGCAAACATTACCTTATTCCTTTCAACTAAGCGAATTacgctccaacaacgtcgctgagtaccaagcactgatcatcgggctccaaatggcgatcaacatgggAATCACAGCCCTTGAGGTATTTGGCGATTCCAAGCttataatcaatcaactcttaactgaatatgaggtgaggaaagatgatctcgtcccatacttccggctggaaactcaactgctacaagagtttgagactgtgacactagaacatgtgccaagaaaagaaaatcaaatggtagACACTCTCAccaacctagcctcgagcatGACACTGGGAAAAGATGAAGCTGCAGATGTGCTAATTTGCtaa